One segment of Anomalospiza imberbis isolate Cuckoo-Finch-1a 21T00152 chromosome 2, ASM3175350v1, whole genome shotgun sequence DNA contains the following:
- the ARHGAP31 gene encoding rho GTPase-activating protein 31: MKNKGAKQKLKRKGAASAFGCDLTEYLESSGQDVPYVLKSCAEFIETHGIVDGIYRLSGVTSNIQKLRQEFVSDQCPDLTREVYLQDIHCVGSLCKLYFRELPNPLLTYELYKKFTEAVSRFPEDEQLARIQNVIQELPPSHYRTLEYLIKHLTHLASFSNMTNMHTRNLALVWAPNLLRSKEIEAVGCNGDAAFLEVRVQQLVIEFILNHVDQIFNNNRKASSAENIESASVVKSLTLPSASLPMKLVSLEEAQARSLSASHPARKERRENSLPEIVPVIGSLFHTVVDLPDSKRKLSTKSKKWKSIFNLGRSGSESKSKLSRNGSVFVRAQKLSEKATIRPAKSMDSLCSLPVEGEDDKSRFKRSVTTGGFFVPTKIRTGGTGSSYDLRKENEWEREGSAMGAKGSSELGGETGLPRTLQVKSPPEQMKVFRVAEDAENEQTSAKGVLMFYTSETANKSGFPSSLFPLEASPHHQRKALNISEPFAVSVPLRVSAVISTNSTPCRLPTKEKHSLSSLEELSSLVESTSPSAVEAGTHTRTEQAAERKEKQPGPTLPVAASRGSHPEELVAAGKPESLEMPQPAAENQETCGQSTCTSSTSGPQQSSEQSPTLEQTPASEFHKGPLPADKAEQGQLRMKDVSSEGSCDQQEIEMAKTEEGLRLRDVTEEDPANALLEPLWPEIQQELKIIEPEEELLLLPAAVPKTSPVSESSSSLQTDSLRCGPGQSPTLGEQKSESRAPQITQVPLFGASGMEQQDSLPSCQSDAITQQSGASALPKLGTLPTGSATPKIHHSMVESRSECLTPTPDWKLHGQSEFSEIATSDGLSCSKGACPESGKEKDGTYQLQREKDGLTRVQTQREKHEIMTTDERDTFSSKALSGAGIQEVKEGNAVSRTQDAADQDDEDAWTDNVQSLELVEPWEDHQWVTSPLHSPTFKDIQEKMTQEFLPQSQRAETGLSLRPRFSRSLSLDSKDTVLSLWTTPFSFIDATDQQQPCGDILHSVTCELAKTQPMSPSTLGKAMQNENGPSPPEEPSKPEYPLIREKALGEKAGPSRVPLLETEGKKLHVSKENPWSPKLELSLPYQNSPGSSSQTKNTKEELSVSQDTALGGETVTKALCSATESQLSNKGEEIPRKVKTRPSSLNLDSLLPAPDFFTFESLSMPSAPGNLLYGQKEVKSSDSVPSLPTHCPAASRGVPWGSHFNAPVDLDLDYLAVAHATTGRRNSAPVSVSAVRTSFMIKMCQARAVPVIPPKIQYTQIPQPLQAQNTAPATEKKEAEAKQATRQAPRVAWSHLEAPKSPLTEKKAKAEKENSDPAQKDSACPWHGSLSSPLEPSQSSHHPALDAPILRRKRTSVGETAGDNPQSSKIERPSGFSKPSYRSRPGRPQSLILFSPPFPIMDHPTSSADSRVLLSPIRSPTQTTSLSPICGDLSDPVRTTPEGVTLRNKMTIPKNGQRLETSTSCFYQPQRRSVILDGRSGRQIE; this comes from the exons TCCCTTACGTGCTGAAGAGCTGTGCGGAGTTCATTGAGACTCATGGCATCGTGGATGGGATCTACCGGCTCTCAGGAGTGACATCCAACATACAGAAGTTGAG ACAAGAGTTTGTTTCTGACCAATGCCCAGATTTGACAAGGGAAGTTTACCTCCAGGACATCCACTGTGTGGGGTCACTCTGCAAGCTGTACTTCAGGGAACTGCCCAACCCTCTCCTCACTTATGAGCTCTACAAGAAATTCACG GAAGCAGTGTCACGCTTCCCTGAGGACGAGCAGCTGGCACGAATTCAAAATGTCATCCAGGAGCTCCCACCATCACATTACAG AACGTTGGAATACCTGATCAAGCACCTGACTCACCTGGCCTCCTTCAGCAACATGACCAACATGCACACCAGAAACCTGGCCTTGGTGTGGGCTCCAAATCTCCTCAG ATCCAAGGAGATTGAGGCAGTTGGCTGCAATGGGGATGCAGCTTTCCTGGAGGTGCGAGTGCAGCAACTGGTGATCGAGTTCATCCTGAACCACGTGGATCAGATCTTCAACAACAACAGGAaagccagctctgcagagaacaTTG AGAGTGCATCAGTTGTGAAAAGTTTGACCCTCCCCTCGGCCTCCCTGCCAATGAAACTGGTGAGTCTGGAAGAAGCCCAGGCACGGAGTTTGTCTGCATCCCATCCTGCTcggaaggagaggagagagaacaGCTTGCCTGAAATTGTGCCTGTAATTGGGTCCCTCTTCCACACAGTTGTTGACCTTCCTGACAGCAA gagGAAATTATCCACCAAGTCCAAGAAATGGAAGTCAATATTTAATTTGGGCCGCTCTGGCTCAGAATCAAAGTCTAAACTCAGTCGAAATGGGAGTGTCTTTGTAAGGGCACAGAAGCTCTCTG aaaaagcAACTATTCGACCTGCAAAGAGCATGGACTCGTTGTGTTCCCTGCCAGTGGAAG GGGAGGATGACAAAAGCAGGTTCAAACGGTCAGTGACTACTGGAGGATTCTTTGTTCCCACCAAGATACGGACAGGAGGCACAGGCAGCTCGTATGACCTCAGAAAGGAGAATGAGTGGGAGCGGGAAGGATCTGCTATGGGGGCCAAAGGAAGTTCAGAGCTGGGTGGGGAGACAGGTCTTCCCCGGACACTGCAGGTGAAGTCACCCCCTGAGCAGATGAAGGTTTTCCGGGTAGCAGAGGATGCTGAAAACGAGCAGACTTCAGCCAAAGGAGTGCTCATGTTCTACACCTCTGAAACAGCCAACAAGTCAGGCTTCCCAAGCAGCCTCTTTCCCTTGGAGGCCTCTCCTCATCACCAGAGGAAAGCCCTGAACATCTCAGAGCCATTTGCTGTCTCTGTCCCGCTGAGGGTGTCAGCAGTCATCAGCACCAACAGCACACCCTGTCGCCTGCCCACCAAGGAGAAGCATTCCCTTTCCAGTCTAGAGGAGCTGTCTTCTCTGGTGGAGAGCACGAGCCCCTCTGCTGTGGAGGCAGGGACCcacacaaggacagagcaggcagcagagcgCAAGGAGAAACAGCCGGGGCCAACTCTGCCAGTGGCAGCATCCAGAG GCTCTCATCCtgaggagctggtggcagctggGAAACCTGAGTCCCTAGAAAtgccacagccagcagcagaaaatCAGGAGACATGTGGGCAAAGCACCTGCACAAGCAGCACCAGTGGCCCCCAGCAGTCCTCAGAGCAGAGTCCCACCTTGGAACAAACACCAGCTTCTGAGTTCCATAAGGGACCACTCCCAGCAGACAAAGCAGAGCAAGGACAGCTCAGGATGAAGGATGTCTCTTCAGAAGGCAGCTGTGACCAACAGGAGATTGAGATGGCTAAGACAGAAGAAGGATTACGCCTAAGAGATGTG ACTGAGGAGGACCCAGCAAATGCCCTTCTAGAACCGCTGTGGCCAGAGATACAGCAGGAACTGAAAATTATTGAACCTGAAGAGGAGCTCTTGCTCTTGccagcagctgttcccaagaCAAGCCCAGTTTCTGAATCCTCCTCTTCACTACAAACAGATAGTCTCCGCTGTGGCCCAGGGCAGAGTCCAACACTCGGTGAGCAAAAATCTGAAAGCAGAGCACCACAGATAACTCAGGTGCCTTTATTTGGTGCCAGTGGCATGGAGCAACAAGACAGCCTCCCCAGCTGCCAGTCTGATGCAATTACACAGCAGAGTGGTGCTTCAGCCCTACCCAAACTGGGCACTCTTCCAACTGGCTCAGCCACTCCTAAGATCCACCATTCAATGGTGGAGAGCAGGAGTGAATGTCTCACTCCTACTCCGGACTGGAAGCTTCATGGTCAATCAGAATTTAGTGAGATTGCCACTAGTGATGGATTATCTTGTTCCAAAGGAGCATGTCCAgaatcagggaaagaaaaagatggcACTTACCAGCTCCAGAGGGAAAAGGATGGTCTTACCAGAGTCCAGACTCAGAGGGAGAAGCACGAGATAATGACTACTGATGAAAGGGACACATTCTCCTCCAAGGCACTGAGTGGAGCTGGAATCCAGGAGGTGAAGGAAGGCAATGCTGTTAGCAGGACCCAGGATGCTGCTGACCAGGATGATGAGGATGCCTGGACAGATAATGTGCAGAGCTTAGAACTTGTGGAGCCTTGGGAGGATCACCAGTGGGTTACAAGCCCTCTCCATTCCCCCACCTTTAAGGACATTCAGGAGAAGATGACCCAGGAGTTTCTCCCACAGAGCCAGAGAGCAGAGACGGGCCTTTCTCTTAGGCCACGGTTCAGTCGCAGCCTCTCCCTGGACAGTAAAGACACAGTGCTGAGTCTGTGGACTACCCCGTTCTCTTTCATAGATGCCACtgaccagcagcagccatgtgGTGACATTCTGCATTCAGTGACTTGTGAGCTGGCCAAAACACAACCCATGTCCCCCTCTACTTTGGGCAAAGCGATGCAAAATGAGAATGGCCCAAGTCCTCCAGAAGAACCTTCAAAACCTGAGTACCCCCTTATCAGGGAGAAAGCACTAGGTGAGAAAGCAGGACCCTCCAGAGTCCCTCTTTTGGAGACAGAGGGAAAGAAACTGCATGTGAGCAAAGAAAACCCTTGGAGCCCAAAGCTTGAGTTGTCTTTGCCATACCAAAATAGTCCAGGCAGTTCTTCACAGACTAAGAACACAAAGGAGGAGTTATCCGTATCTCAGGACACTGCCCTGGGAGGAGAGACTGTCACAAAAGCATTGTGTTCTGCCACTGAGTCACAGCTGAGTAATAAAGGTGAAGAAATACCTCGCAAAGTAAAGACCAGGCCTTCATCCCTCAACTTGGATTcactcctcccagccccagatTTCTTCACATTTGAGAGCCTGTCCATGCCATCTGCTCCTGGGAACCTCCTGTATGGGCAGAAGGAAGTAAAAAGCAGTGATTCTGTTCCATCCCTGCCGACACACTGCCCTGCTGCCAGTAGGGGTGTTCCCTGGGGGTCTCATTTCAATGCCCCCGTGGATCTAGACTTGGATTACCTGGCAGTGGCCCACGCCACCACCGGCCGTCGTAACTCTGCCCCCGTCAGTGTATCAGCAGTCAGGACCTCCTTCATGATTAAGATGTGCCAGGCTAGAGCGGTGCCCGTGATACCGCCCAAGATTCAGTACACACAGatcccccagcccctgcaggctCAGAACACTGCTCCAGCCACTGAGAAGAAGGAAGCAGAAGCCAAGCAGGCCACCAGGCAAGCTCCACGGGTGGCATGGAGCCACCTGGAGGCCCCCAAGAGCCCACTGACAGAAAAGAAAGccaaagcagagaaagaaaacagtgacCCTGCTCAAAAGGACTCGGCATGTCCTTGGCATGGCAGCCTGAGCTCTCCACTGGAGCCGTCTCAGTCCAGTCATCACCCTGCTCTGGATGCCCCCATTCTGCGCCGAAAGCGCACATCTGTCGGGGAGACAGCTGGAGATAACCCACAGTCTTCAAAGATAGAGAGGCCATCAGGGTTCTCCAAACCCTCCTACAGATCTAGGCCTGGGAGGCCCCAGAGTCTGATTCTCTTCAGTCCCCCTTTCCCCATCATGGACCACCCCACGTCCTCAGCAGACTCCAGGGTATTGTTGTCACCCATCAGGAGCCCCACGCAGACCACCTCTCTGAGCCCCATTTGTGGCGATCTGTCCGACCCTGTGCGGACAACGCCCGAGGGGGTGACACTGCGGAACAAAATGACCATCCCCAAGAACGGCCAGAGACTGGAGACTTCTACCAGCTGCTTCTACCAGCCCCAGAGGCGCTCCGTGATTCTGGATGGACGAAGTGGGAGGCAGATTGAgtag